The genomic interval ATGCCACAGGTAGATGGAGTACGAGCGAGTGCCAAGCCACTGGGCTACAGCGCTGCAGGTCCAGGGTGAATTTCCGCGCTGTGCCAGCAGTACCGACAGGGCCCCGATGCAGGGCACCAGTGCCAGCCAGCCCGGCCAGAGACTCGACGAGTCGAGAAAGACTACGGCAGAGACAATCGAGAGCAGGCCAAGCCACTCCAAACCGAGCCTGGTGCGCGCGGAAAGCCTCAGGTTCTCGCCAAACAGGAAAAGCAGACCTCCGGCCAGGAACTCCCATGCCCGCGACTGCAGCAGGTAGAAGGCTTTGGGCGGCTCGCTCAGAGTCAGTACGACACAGACGCCAAAGGAGGCAAGCAATAACGGGACATGGACCAGGAGCATTGCCCGCCGGCCCGGAAACAACCGCCAGACGGCCAGCAGGAGTACGGGCAGCAGAAGATAGAACTGCCACTCCACGGACAGCGACCAGCTATGCAGAAGCCACTTTTCGTGGGCGTCGTCATCGAAATAGCCGGACTCCTGCAGGTAACGCAGGTTGGATGCAAAGAGCAGGGTTCGCCGGGCATGCCCACCGAGCGTCTCGTACTCCTTGGGCATCAGGAAGAACCAACCGACCGCCAGCAGCACCGCCGCCAGCACGATCAGGGCCGGAAGAATCCGCCGGGCCCGGGCCAGGTAGAAATCCCACAGGGAAAAATCTCCCCGCTGCAGGCCCTTGCCGATGATGCCGGTCATCAGGAATCCGGAGATGACGAAGAACACATCGACACCGACAAAACCGCCCGCGAAACCGGCGATGCCGAAGTGATACAACACCACGGCCATCACCGCCCAGGCGCGTAGTCCATTGATGTCACGGCGGAACTCATTGGCTCCGGTGGTCGATGCAGAAATGCTGTGCGACACCCTCTTCCCCACAGGAATTTGCGGATCGCAATACCCAGGCGAAGCAGTGCAGGCGCTTGGGTGCGACGGATTTGAAGGACGAATTTTCCGCGCTTATGGCTGCCGGCGGATTTTCTCGACGATGCCGGTAGTGGAGCTGTTCTCCACCAGCCCCAGCACCCGCACCTCGCCGCCATGGGTGCGGACGATATCGGCACCGACCACCTGATCGACGCCATAGTCGCCGCCCTTGACCAGCACGTCCGGACGGACCTGCTCGAGCAGGTGCTCGGGGGTGTCCTCGGCGAAGCTCACCACCCAGTCCACCGCGCCGAGCCCGGCGAGCACCGCCATGCGCCGGTCCACCGTGTTGATCGGCCGGCCCGGCCCCTTCAGGCGGGTGACCGAAGCGTCGTCGTTGACCGCCACGATCAGCCGGTCGCCCTGGGCGCGGGCCTGGTCCAGGTAGGTGACGTGGCCGGCGTGGAGGATGTCGAAGCAGCCATTGGTGAAGACGATCTTCTCGCCCTGGGCGCGGGCGTCCTCGATGGCCAGCAGGAGCTGCTCGAGACTCAGCACGCCGCGCTCCGAGCCCTGTTCGCGCTGCACCGCGCGGCGCAGTTCGGGGGCGCTGATCGCCGCGGTGCCCAGCTTGCCGACCACGATGCCGGCCGCCAGGTTGGCCAGCGCCACCGCCTGCGGCAGTTCCTCGCCGGCGGCCAGCGCTGCGGCCAGGGTGGAGATCACGGTGTCGCCGGCGCCGGTGACGTCGAACACCTCGCGGGCCCGCGCCGGCAGGTGCAGCGCCGGATGGCCGGGGCGCAGCAGGGTCATGCCATGCTCGCCGCGGGTCACCAGCAGCGCGCCGAGCTCGAGCTCGGCCATCAGCCGGGCGCCCTTGGCCACCAGCTCGGCTTCGTCGGCGCAGCGGCCGACGATGTTCTCGAACTCGGCCAGGTTCGGCGTGATCAGGTCCGCGCCGCGGTAGATGCTGAAGTCCTTGCCCTTGGGATCGGCCAGCACCGGAATGCCGCGGGCGCGCGCCGCCTGGATCAGCACCTGCTGGTTCTTGAGCGCACCCTTGCCGTAGTCGGAGAGCACCAGCACCCGGACGCCCGCGAGCAGCCCCTTGACTTCGCTGGCCAGGGCCGAAGCATCGGTGGCGAAAGGTTCTTCGAAATCCATGCGCAGCAGCTGCTGATGGCGGCTCAAGACCCTGAGCTTGACGATGGTCGGCTGACTGGCGATGCGCTGGAAATGCACGTCGACACCGGCCGACGTCAGACTCTGGGCCAGGCTGTCGGCCGCCTCGTCGGCGCCGGTCACCCCGACCAGGGTGGCCGCAGCACCGAGGGCGGCGATGTTCAGCGCGACGTTGGCCGCGCCGCCCGGGCGGTCCTCCATCTGCTCGACCTTCACCACCGGTACCGGCGCCTCCGGGGAAATCCGCGTGGTGCAGCCATGCCAGTAGCGGTCGAGCATGACATCGCCGACCACCAGCACGGGGGAGCGATCGAAACGGGGCATGGAAAGCTTCATACTGTACCGAAGAGTAGAAAAAAATATTGAAAATTCTACAATAGTCCCACCAACAGAGATACCCCTTCCTTAATAGTGTCTTGAAACAATATGCCTTCGCTAGCCTACCTAAAAAAAGCATTTCCCATAAAACTACAAAACGACGGCTTTCACTATTACCTGACCGAACCATTGGACATCGGCAACCTGAGACGAAACGTAATAAGCACTGGAGGCGAGCGCACCCTGATACTCGCCACACACCCACACAACAAAAGCAATTATTTCATCAAGAGATCGCTGCTGACGGGCCTCTCGTCCAAGCTCAGAATTACTTTTGGGCTACCCAGGAAGAACGCCGGACCTGACTGGGAGGTCGAAGAATTGATCAACAATTTGAATGCCCTACAGAAGAATATCGATAGCCCCAGGATTCTGGGCTTCGGTTATCGAAAGAGACTTGGACTGATCAATGACTTCGAAATAATATCAGAACACTTGGGCACCCATACGGATGCCGCGACATGGCTCTCGACCAACCCCAAAAAGAAAGAAATCCAAGAGTTCGCCCGCTGTATCCAAGAACTGATAATGAAACTCCACCAAAGAGAGGCCTATCACCTTGACATGTGGGCAGGCAACTTGATGCTACCGCCAGACAGAAAGACACCCAAGTTAATCGACTTTGAAAACTACCAGTTTGGCAGAACCGCATACAGCCATGAGCTTCTTGGCTTCCTGTTTGGCTTTTTCTTTCACAGAGAACTCGGGAAGCACCTAACCAGCCAAGAGTACGACAAGATTACGGAGCACACGCTAGAGAACCATCCCGAGATTGATACAGGCCGATTCGCCAGGCTCTATGAAGTGAGCAAGTATCTGAAAATAGGCCGCAAGGAGCGCCGCGAGATTTTTCATAGCGGCACAGTCGTTACAGGATAAGCTCTGGCCAAACGGGCTGGATGGTCATGCATCCTGCTCAGCAACGGATACTATTAATCCGGCAATACAATAGGGCACTTTCTGTATTTTGGTTTCTCCTTGAAAATCAAGGATATATGCCGATACTGGTATGAGCCTTATTTGTGCTTTCGTATTGCCGGATTAATACCCAGCTTCCATTAAGCAGGAATCGTCATGATTCCTCAGCTACTTGTGCGCTCGCCTGTGGCAACCGCCCGCACCCAGAACAGCTCATGCCGGCGCACCGCCTTGCGGAAGAACTCGTCGGCCCCGGTGGCCGGCCAGCGGCGCCCGGCCAGCAATTGCTGGATCAGCCGGCGCAGACGCTTCTTCGCCGGCAGGGGCGCCTGCAGGTCATGCTGCATGGCGAGGGCCGCGGCCTTGTCCAACCGGGTCTCGGCATCAAGGCCGGGGCTCCACAGGCCGTCGGCCGGCAGCGGCTCGATGGCCGGCGGCAGGGCGATACCACCCTCGGCCGGGCCCATCGGCCAGCGGTCGTTGTCGTGCAGATGGTTGGCGTAGAGCAGCAGGGTCTCGGGACGCCAGGCGCTGTCGGCAACCGCCTCGCGCAGGGCACGGGTGGCGGCCACGTGGTCGGCATGCGGATCCAGCTCGGGATGCGGCGTCACCACCACCTCGGGACGGAAGTGCTCGAGCAGCGCACCCAGGTCGGCGACCAGGTTGCGCCAGCTCGGCGCACCGTCGGCATCGCCGGGGAGGGGCAACGGATTGTGCCGGCGGGCGTTGCGGATGTCCGTCTCGCCGGACTCCCGCGAGCCGAACGGTCGCGGCGGCTCGGCGGCCATCGTCGGCAGTTGCAGGCAGTAGTAGCCGAGCTGCACGCAGCGGCTCTGCGGCACGCCCCCCCACAGCGGCACCGCCAGGCTGTCCCAGGTGCGCAGGCGGCCCTTGAAACGCGCCGCGGCAGCCGCGTCGAGTAGACCCCAGCCTCGATCTCGCCCTGGGTCAGTGTGACGATGGCGACGTCCCGTGCCCGGCTGTAGAGGCCGAAGGCGGCCAGTTCGGCGTCGTCGGCATGCGGGGCGACGATCAGCAGGCGCCGTTCGGCATAGTCCGGGTTGCTCAGCGCATGCAGGGTGGCACTGCCGGCCAGGCTGCAGAAGCGCCCGTGAAGGCGCAGGCTCCCGTCACGCAGCGCCTCCTGCTGACCGGACAGGTTCAGGTAGCGCCGCCCGTCGACGCCGCGCTCGAAATCCTGGCGGTCGTCGCCGATCCACACCTGCGGATCGAACAGCCGGCCGAGCCGGCCGGCGCTGACGCGCACCTCGAGGATCAGGGTCTCGGCCGCACCGATATCGCCCTCAACCACCAGCCTGCCCTCCTCCAGGCGCGCCGGCAGGGCCAGGGCATCGGGCGGAAAAGCGTAGCGGTAATCATCCTGCGGACGATAGAACAGATGATCGGCGAACCAGGCCTCGTGGGCGACCCAGCCCAGCACCAGCGCCAGCGGCACCAGCCACCAGGCGACCAGCAGGCCGAGCAGGACCAGCGCCACCAGGGCGACCAGCATGAAGAAGCGCTTGTTGCGGCGATGGCGCTTCAGCAACTGCTGCTTGCGGGCTGTCATGGCGTCAAACCTGATAGACCGGCACCCGGTGGCACCACAGATCCTTGTATTCGCGGTCGGCACGCCCGAAGGAATAGCGCAGCTGCTTGTCCTTCGCCCGCGCCTCGGCCCAGGCGTCCTGGGTGTTGACGAAGGTGAGCACGCTGCCCGGGGCCAGCTTGTCGCAGTCGGGATCGAAGCCGCCGTTGATGTACTCGTAGGAGACCCACTTGGGCGACTCGACCCGATAGAGGATTTGGATGGCGATGGGGCGCTCCTCGAGAAACACCACCTGGCCGGCCATGAACTCGTTCATCAGCTCGAACACCTCGGCCAGGCGGGGCTTGCCCGGCACTTCGAACTTCCAGCGGCGCTCGAACAGCTCCGAGTAGATGGAAGCGCGCTCGGCAGGCGTCACCTCGCCGATCGGCCGCAGATGACCGCCGGCCTCCTGCAACAGGCGCAGGTCGCGGCGCAGGTTGTAGCGATAGCGGCCCTTGTAGTTCTCCGGCGGGCGGGCCATGGCCAACTGCTCGGGCTGCTCGCGCAGATTCTCGATGCGCCCGTGGTTCAGCTCGGAGACGTAGCTCATCTGCTGACGCACGGGGACGCAGGCGTTCTCGGCGATCGGCAGGATCACCTCGGCATTGCCCAGATCGAACAGCCGGCGCTTGCCGGCCTGCTTCAGCACGTCCTTGGACAGTGCCAGATGGCGCCCCCAGCAGGGCACGGCAGCCAGCAGCTCGCCATCCTGCTCCCAGCCCAGGTAACGGACAGGCATGTCCGCCAGGGCGGACAGCCGCTCGACGAACTCGGGATGGGTCGCCACGCTGCCGCCATGGCGGTGCCAGGCCGCGGCATAGGCCGCCCGATCGATGACATTCCAGCCGCGCTCACGCCAGCCACGCAACAACTGCAGCATCAGGCATCCCCTGTTACAGAAAGCATTTCATCGGTTTCCTTGAATTGTCTGGCGTGCAGACGCGCGTAGTGCCCGCCGAGCGCCAGCAGCTCGGCGTGGGTGCCGCGCTCGACGATGTGCCCTTCGTCCATCACCAGGATCAGGTCGGCCTTCTCGATGGTCGACAGACGGTGGGCAATGACCAGCGTGGTGCGCCCCTGCATGACGCGATCCAGGGCGGCCTGGATATGTCGCTCGGACTCGGTGTCCAGCGCCGAGGTGGCCTCGTCGAGAATCAGCAGCGGCGCGTCCTTGAGCAGCGCCCGGGCGATCGCCAGGCGCTGGCGCTGGCCGCCGGAAAGGGTCACGCCGTTCTCGCCCACCTCGGTGTCGAAGCCCTGCGGCAGCTTGTCGACGAACTCCCGGGCGTAGGCGGCCTCGGCAGCCTGCTCGATGGCCTCGCGAGGCGCTCCAACCAGGTCGCCATAGGCGATGTTGTTGGCCACGCTGTCGTTGAACAGGGTGACCTGCTGGGTCACCAGGGCGATGTGCCGGCGCAGGTTGCGCAGGCTGTAGTCCTCGATGGGGACGCCGTCGAGCAGGATCTGTCCCTGTCGATGCTGGTAGAAGCGCGGGATCAGGTTGGCCAGGGTCGACTTGCCGCTGCCGGAACGGCCGACCAGGGCGACCATCTGTCCGGGTTCGGCGCTGAAACTGATGCCCTCCAGCACCGGACGCTCGCTGCCGGGGTAGCCGAAGTTCAGGTCGCGCACCTCGAGACGCCCGGCGACCCGCTCGCGCTCGACACGCCCCTGGTCGAGCTCGGGCTCCTCGTCGAGCTGGGCGAAGATGCTGTCGGCCGCCGCCAGACCCTTCTGAATCGTGGCGCTGACCTCGGACAGCTGGCGGATCGGCTTGGGCAGCATGCCGGCCGCGGTGATGTAGGCGATCAGGTCGCCCGCCGAGGCATCGCCGCGCAGATAGAGCACCATGTACATGAGTACGGCCATGCCGCTGTAGATGACCAGCTGCAGCAGCGGCGTATAGACCGCCTGGGTACGGGTCATGCTCAGGCTGCGGTTCATGTTGAGGGCGCTGGCCTTGTGGAAGCGCCCCCGCTCGTAGGTCTCGCCGCCAAAGCTGCGCACCACCCGGTAGCCCTGAATGGTTTCCGAGGCGACATGGGTGACGTCGCCCATGGCATCCTGGATCTTCCGGCTCTGCTTGCGAAAGCGCTTGCTGGCCGCGGTCACCATCAGCGCGATGATCGGCAGCAGCACCACCAGCAGCAGGGTCAGCTTCCAGTTGCTGAGGAGCAGATAGCCGAACAGGAAAACGACGGTGAGCCCCTCGCGGATCACCACCTTGATCGCATCGGTCGCCGCGCCCGTCACCATGGTCACGTTGTAGGTGATCCGCGAAATCAGGTGGCCCGAGTTGTGGGTATCGAAATAACGGTTGGGCAGAGTCAGCAGGTTGTCGAAGAGGGCGCAGCGCAGGTCGTGCACCACGCCGCGGGCGACTTTCGCCAGGTAGTAGTTGCCGAGAAACGAGCCTATGCCCTGATAGAGGGCAATGAGTACAATCAGCAGCGGCACGCCATAGAGCAGCGGCACGCCCAGCAGCCTGGCGTCGCCCGCCCCCTCCAGGCCATCCAGGAAGTACTTGAGCATTTCCGCCAGCAGCGGCTGGCTCGATGCGAACAACAGGAACCCCACGATGCTCAAGGCGAAAGCCTTCGTATAGGGCAGAACATACCTCAGCAACCGCAAATAGACTTTCAGGCTGGATTGCTGGACAGGGTTGGCCATGCGGCGAGCCTCGGACATCGATTGAGGAACAGGATGCGGATTGTATCAGCGCAGCAGCTGGAAGAATGGCTGGGAAACGGCCGGGTCCTGGAAAAGGACGGACGCGGCCCCAAGGTCGTCGCCCTGGACGACGGGCGCTTCCTGAAAATCTTCCATACCCGCCGCCATCCCCTGCTCGCCCGCCTGCAGCCCGCCGCGCGGCGCTTCTCCCGCAATGCCGGGCAGCTCGCAGAGCGCGGCATCCGCACGCCACAGGTCATCGAGACCTTCTGGCTGGACCGTGCGGCGGGCCTGAGCGGCTGTCTCTACCACCCGCTTCCGGGAGCCTCCGTGGAGCAGCTGTATCGCCAGAAGCCGCAGCAGATCGCCGAACTGCTGCCGGCCCTGGCGGACTTCATCCGTCACCTGCACGAGCGCGGGGTCTACTTCCGCTCCCTGCACCTGGGCAACATCATCCGCATGCCCGACGGCCAGTTCGGCCTGATCGACATCCTCGACCTGCGCTGCCGGCAGGGTGCGCTCGGCGCCTGGCAGGTCAGGCGCAACCTCGGTCATCTGCGCCGCTATCTGGAGCGGCGCAAGCTGACCGACTTCCCCTTCGACGCGCTGTGCGAACTGTATCGCCATGCGGCCCACAGCCAGGCCAGCCGCACGGCCCTCGCAGGTCCAGGCAAGACGAAGTGACGGCAGCGGCTGCGGATATGCACCAAGTCTGGCTGGCTCAGGCCGTTTCGCCCTCGGAGGACGAACACCGCACCCCGAGCAGGATGCCGACCGGAAACCAGAACACCACCCAATAGGGACTCGGGCGATGGAAGACGGCATAGACGTCCGAAACCATTGCCACCATGGCAAATGTCAGCAAGGCCAGCCCCAACCGGGCCAGAGGCTCCGCCCTGCACGTCCAGCCCTTCCAGAGCAGACTCGCGAGCAAGGCGACGAACAACAGGAAGCCGACGATGCCGTATTCGTACCAGAGCTGCAGGTAAAGGCTATGCGCGTGCTTGACGCTCCAGTTGGCGGGCGGCGGAAAGGTAAAATCGAAGTCCGCTCCGGCCCCTGCTCCCAGCAACCAGAATGAAGGAAGGCGCTCGCCCCACTCGTCCCAGATCAAGCCACGGCTGCTCAATCCCACCTGGCGCTCGTGCTGGACCTCCGGCCAGAACGCAAACAGCACGACCGGCAGCAGGAGAGCCCCTGCCCCGAGCAGGCTTCTCGATTTGACATTGGGTAGCAG from Azotobacter salinestris carries:
- a CDS encoding GNAT family N-acetyltransferase; this encodes MLQLLRGWRERGWNVIDRAAYAAAWHRHGGSVATHPEFVERLSALADMPVRYLGWEQDGELLAAVPCWGRHLALSKDVLKQAGKRRLFDLGNAEVILPIAENACVPVRQQMSYVSELNHGRIENLREQPEQLAMARPPENYKGRYRYNLRRDLRLLQEAGGHLRPIGEVTPAERASIYSELFERRWKFEVPGKPRLAEVFELMNEFMAGQVVFLEERPIAIQILYRVESPKWVSYEYINGGFDPDCDKLAPGSVLTFVNTQDAWAEARAKDKQLRYSFGRADREYKDLWCHRVPVYQV
- a CDS encoding phosphotransferase, producing MRIVSAQQLEEWLGNGRVLEKDGRGPKVVALDDGRFLKIFHTRRHPLLARLQPAARRFSRNAGQLAERGIRTPQVIETFWLDRAAGLSGCLYHPLPGASVEQLYRQKPQQIAELLPALADFIRHLHERGVYFRSLHLGNIIRMPDGQFGLIDILDLRCRQGALGAWQVRRNLGHLRRYLERRKLTDFPFDALCELYRHAAHSQASRTALAGPGKTK
- the msbA gene encoding lipid A export permease/ATP-binding protein MsbA, whose translation is MANPVQQSSLKVYLRLLRYVLPYTKAFALSIVGFLLFASSQPLLAEMLKYFLDGLEGAGDARLLGVPLLYGVPLLIVLIALYQGIGSFLGNYYLAKVARGVVHDLRCALFDNLLTLPNRYFDTHNSGHLISRITYNVTMVTGAATDAIKVVIREGLTVVFLFGYLLLSNWKLTLLLVVLLPIIALMVTAASKRFRKQSRKIQDAMGDVTHVASETIQGYRVVRSFGGETYERGRFHKASALNMNRSLSMTRTQAVYTPLLQLVIYSGMAVLMYMVLYLRGDASAGDLIAYITAAGMLPKPIRQLSEVSATIQKGLAAADSIFAQLDEEPELDQGRVERERVAGRLEVRDLNFGYPGSERPVLEGISFSAEPGQMVALVGRSGSGKSTLANLIPRFYQHRQGQILLDGVPIEDYSLRNLRRHIALVTQQVTLFNDSVANNIAYGDLVGAPREAIEQAAEAAYAREFVDKLPQGFDTEVGENGVTLSGGQRQRLAIARALLKDAPLLILDEATSALDTESERHIQAALDRVMQGRTTLVIAHRLSTIEKADLILVMDEGHIVERGTHAELLALGGHYARLHARQFKETDEMLSVTGDA
- the hldE gene encoding bifunctional D-glycero-beta-D-manno-heptose-7-phosphate kinase/D-glycero-beta-D-manno-heptose 1-phosphate adenylyltransferase HldE, with translation MKLSMPRFDRSPVLVVGDVMLDRYWHGCTTRISPEAPVPVVKVEQMEDRPGGAANVALNIAALGAAATLVGVTGADEAADSLAQSLTSAGVDVHFQRIASQPTIVKLRVLSRHQQLLRMDFEEPFATDASALASEVKGLLAGVRVLVLSDYGKGALKNQQVLIQAARARGIPVLADPKGKDFSIYRGADLITPNLAEFENIVGRCADEAELVAKGARLMAELELGALLVTRGEHGMTLLRPGHPALHLPARAREVFDVTGAGDTVISTLAAALAAGEELPQAVALANLAAGIVVGKLGTAAISAPELRRAVQREQGSERGVLSLEQLLLAIEDARAQGEKIVFTNGCFDILHAGHVTYLDQARAQGDRLIVAVNDDASVTRLKGPGRPINTVDRRMAVLAGLGAVDWVVSFAEDTPEHLLEQVRPDVLVKGGDYGVDQVVGADIVRTHGGEVRVLGLVENSSTTGIVEKIRRQP
- a CDS encoding lipopolysaccharide kinase InaA family protein codes for the protein MPSLAYLKKAFPIKLQNDGFHYYLTEPLDIGNLRRNVISTGGERTLILATHPHNKSNYFIKRSLLTGLSSKLRITFGLPRKNAGPDWEVEELINNLNALQKNIDSPRILGFGYRKRLGLINDFEIISEHLGTHTDAATWLSTNPKKKEIQEFARCIQELIMKLHQREAYHLDMWAGNLMLPPDRKTPKLIDFENYQFGRTAYSHELLGFLFGFFFHRELGKHLTSQEYDKITEHTLENHPEIDTGRFARLYEVSKYLKIGRKERREIFHSGTVVTG